A section of the Virgibacillus sp. NKC19-3 genome encodes:
- the thiS gene encoding sulfur carrier protein ThiS produces the protein MTLQLNGEIVTIPTAVTTIKEVIEHYKISNPVVIVEHNDRILEKNEHTTTEIADGDKIELIQFVGGG, from the coding sequence ATGACATTACAATTAAATGGGGAGATTGTAACGATACCAACAGCAGTTACCACAATTAAAGAAGTAATCGAACATTATAAGATAAGTAACCCTGTTGTTATTGTAGAACATAATGACCGAATTTTGGAAAAGAATGAGCATACTACTACAGAAATAGCTGATGGAGACAAAATAGAATTAATCCAATTTGTAGGAGGCGGTTAA
- a CDS encoding thiazole synthase: MLTINKKQFNSRLLLGTGKYPNIDVQKQAVEVSKPEILTFTVRRMNIYEPSQPNFLEKIDVEKVTLLPNTAGAKTAEEAVRHAKLAQASGLCDMIKVEVIGCDKTLLPDPVETLKATEELLKEGFTVLPYTSDDVVLAKKLEELGAHAIMPGASPIGSGQGIINPLNLSLIIEQSKVPVIVDAGIGSPADAAFAMELGADAVLLNTAVSAASDPVKMAKAMKLAIEAGRLAYEAGRIPKKRTATASSPMEGMSV; this comes from the coding sequence ATGTTAACCATCAACAAAAAACAATTTAACTCCAGATTATTGTTAGGTACAGGAAAATATCCAAATATTGATGTCCAGAAGCAAGCAGTGGAAGTGTCAAAGCCGGAAATCTTAACCTTCACTGTTCGCCGTATGAATATCTATGAGCCAAGTCAGCCGAATTTCCTTGAAAAGATTGATGTGGAGAAAGTTACGCTACTGCCAAACACGGCTGGAGCAAAAACGGCTGAAGAAGCTGTTCGTCATGCGAAACTAGCTCAGGCATCTGGCTTATGTGATATGATTAAGGTAGAAGTTATTGGTTGCGATAAGACCCTTCTTCCTGATCCTGTGGAAACGCTAAAAGCAACGGAAGAATTACTAAAAGAAGGATTCACCGTATTGCCATATACTTCCGATGATGTGGTACTTGCTAAAAAGCTGGAAGAGCTTGGTGCACATGCGATTATGCCAGGTGCTTCTCCGATTGGATCCGGACAAGGGATTATTAATCCACTCAACTTAAGCTTGATTATAGAACAATCAAAAGTTCCAGTTATCGTTGACGCTGGAATCGGTTCGCCTGCGGATGCTGCATTTGCAATGGAACTTGGAGCGGATGCAGTTCTTTTAAATACTGCTGTGTCAGCGGCAAGTGATCCGGTCAAAATGGCAAAAGCGATGAAGCTCGCTATTGAAGCTGGACGTTTGGCTTATGAAGCAGGAAGAATCCCGAAAAAGCGAACCGCAACGGCAAGTAGTCCAATGGAAGGAATGAGTGTCTGA
- a CDS encoding thiazole biosynthesis adenylyltransferase ThiF has product MNDRYSRQTLFTPIGEQGQQKLKRKHVLLIGAGALGTGSGESLVRAGVGKITIVDRDYVEWSNLQRQQLYVEVDAANRVPKAIAAKERLQQINSEVEIESHILDVTPQVFEKLAENVDLILDATDNFDIRMQINDIAQKYTIPWIYGSCVASYGISFTIIPGKTPCLHCLMEDVPIGGLTCDTAGIISPAASMVVAYQTAEALKILTEDWEALSGKLVSFDLWKNHHSKMNVSSMKKAACSSCGANATYPFLTFENQTKTAVLCGRDTVQIRPSKREDRDLQGIAKMLSTMGGKVEQNDFLLSFTMDKQRFVMFQDGRTLVHGTKDITEAKTLYHRYFG; this is encoded by the coding sequence ATGAATGATCGTTATTCCAGACAGACCCTGTTCACCCCAATTGGTGAGCAGGGTCAACAAAAACTAAAGAGAAAACATGTATTATTAATCGGTGCTGGAGCACTTGGAACAGGAAGTGGCGAATCCCTTGTTCGTGCAGGAGTCGGGAAAATAACAATCGTGGATCGCGATTATGTGGAATGGAGCAATTTGCAACGGCAGCAGCTTTATGTGGAGGTGGATGCGGCAAATCGGGTACCAAAGGCCATTGCCGCTAAGGAGCGATTACAGCAAATTAATTCAGAAGTAGAAATCGAGAGCCATATTCTGGATGTGACGCCTCAAGTATTTGAAAAACTAGCAGAAAACGTTGATTTGATTCTAGACGCTACAGATAATTTTGATATTCGCATGCAAATAAATGATATAGCACAAAAATATACAATACCTTGGATTTATGGATCCTGTGTTGCAAGTTATGGTATTAGCTTTACAATTATTCCTGGTAAAACTCCCTGTCTGCACTGTTTAATGGAGGATGTACCGATCGGTGGGCTAACGTGTGATACTGCTGGAATTATTAGTCCAGCTGCTAGTATGGTAGTTGCCTATCAAACAGCAGAAGCTTTAAAAATACTTACGGAAGATTGGGAGGCACTTAGTGGGAAGTTAGTTTCGTTTGATCTTTGGAAAAATCATCATTCCAAGATGAATGTTTCCAGTATGAAAAAAGCAGCTTGCTCTTCTTGTGGTGCAAATGCAACGTATCCCTTTCTTACTTTTGAAAATCAAACCAAGACGGCGGTTTTATGCGGAAGGGATACGGTTCAGATTCGCCCATCAAAGCGTGAAGATCGTGATCTACAGGGGATCGCCAAGATGCTTTCTACAATGGGAGGTAAAGTGGAACAAAATGATTTTCTTCTTTCTTTTACCATGGATAAGCAGCGGTTCGTTATGTTCCAAGATGGTCGTACACTCGTTCATGGGACGAAAGATATCACAGAAGCTAAAACACTTTATCATCGTTACTTTGGTTAA
- a CDS encoding S8 family peptidase — protein MSNRKRIWYEEAGRKLDPGLVEQLRVKRKQDPYAISNTDDIPVIVYVNKNSDKAIRDDLLNTCQKDSRSKLDKDLRFHGTVGGKLTPQMIKQIKDHEAVDRIFYDREVTCFLDIASRQIGAVDVQEHHDFTGNGVTVAVIDTGIYPHADLTEPDNRIIAFKDFINDQNDPYDDNGHGTHCAGDAAGNASKSDGLYIAPASEASVIGVKVLDKDGAGKLSTIIEGITWCMEHKEEYNIQIISLSLGAQAYESYRDDPLAQVVQEAWHNGIVVCAAAGNNGPEQKTISTPAINPFIITVGSTSDQNTGTRSDDHIADYSSRGPTIDSLIKPDIYSPGTDIISLLAPESELEQQLPEQIVDEHYLQLSGTSMATPICAGVIAQMLEANPTLSPNDVKSILQTTSQPMLNDIWGYIEARTAVEMALDYVNDHQQRVAE, from the coding sequence ATGAGTAACAGAAAAAGAATATGGTATGAAGAAGCTGGTCGAAAACTAGATCCAGGTTTAGTGGAACAATTACGTGTTAAAAGAAAACAAGATCCTTACGCAATCAGCAATACTGATGATATACCTGTCATTGTTTACGTTAACAAGAATTCGGACAAAGCTATAAGAGACGATCTCCTGAATACCTGTCAAAAAGATAGTCGCAGTAAATTAGACAAAGACTTACGATTCCACGGAACCGTTGGCGGGAAGTTAACGCCGCAAATGATCAAACAGATTAAGGATCATGAGGCAGTTGATCGGATATTCTATGACCGTGAAGTAACATGCTTTCTGGACATTGCAAGCAGACAAATCGGAGCTGTTGATGTACAAGAGCATCATGACTTTACCGGAAACGGTGTAACTGTTGCTGTCATTGATACTGGAATCTATCCCCATGCAGATTTAACGGAACCCGATAATAGAATTATTGCTTTTAAAGATTTTATTAACGATCAGAACGATCCTTACGATGATAATGGACACGGGACACACTGCGCGGGCGACGCAGCAGGAAATGCTAGTAAGTCAGATGGCTTATATATTGCTCCAGCATCTGAAGCTTCCGTTATTGGTGTGAAGGTTTTGGATAAGGATGGCGCGGGAAAACTATCAACCATCATTGAAGGAATTACGTGGTGTATGGAACACAAAGAAGAATATAATATTCAAATAATTTCTCTATCTCTGGGTGCTCAAGCATATGAATCGTATAGGGATGACCCGCTAGCACAGGTTGTACAAGAAGCATGGCATAACGGCATCGTCGTTTGTGCAGCGGCTGGTAACAATGGCCCGGAGCAGAAAACCATTAGTACACCTGCTATTAATCCGTTTATTATTACTGTTGGATCTACGTCTGACCAGAATACGGGTACGCGATCAGACGATCATATTGCAGATTATTCAAGCCGTGGTCCAACGATCGATTCATTGATTAAGCCGGATATCTATTCACCAGGGACAGACATCATTTCTCTGTTAGCACCAGAATCTGAGCTGGAACAACAGTTACCTGAACAAATCGTCGATGAACATTACCTGCAATTATCCGGTACGTCGATGGCCACACCCATATGTGCAGGCGTCATTGCACAAATGTTAGAAGCCAATCCAACCCTTAGCCCCAATGATGTAAAAAGTATCCTCCAGACAACGTCTCAACCAATGCTTAATGATATATGGGGATATATCGAGGCGCGAACAGCTGTAGAGATGGCGCTAGATTATGTCAACGACCACCAACAGCGTGTAGCTGAGTAA
- a CDS encoding cytosolic protein: protein MSFRSTINTYFNNHAETSENHENTSLQTHYYKTTKDTGMQMLENLFIHSDGYEINSISKEHGEISVLMKKGKKAFIVATVIMVRPYYTAIDFSVTTESVLPFDFGYSTKVIQQLYQWINKDLSLITTRETS, encoded by the coding sequence ATGTCATTTCGCAGTACAATTAATACGTATTTTAATAATCACGCAGAAACAAGCGAGAATCATGAGAATACATCACTTCAGACACATTATTATAAGACAACCAAAGATACAGGAATGCAAATGTTGGAGAATTTATTCATCCATTCTGATGGATATGAAATTAATTCCATTTCTAAAGAGCACGGTGAAATCAGTGTGCTTATGAAAAAGGGGAAGAAGGCATTTATTGTTGCTACAGTGATTATGGTTAGGCCGTATTATACAGCGATTGACTTTTCTGTGACAACGGAATCTGTTCTTCCTTTTGACTTCGGCTATAGTACAAAAGTGATCCAACAATTATATCAATGGATTAATAAAGATCTGTCATTAATCACGACAAGAGAAACGAGTTAA
- the nrdR gene encoding transcriptional regulator NrdR, producing the protein MRCSNCNNKNTRVLDSRPIEEGESIRRRRECENCGFRFTTFERIEEVPLIVVKKDGNRQVFSREKLVRGLIRACEKRPIPLDKMEEIASSVEKELRNDGISEVDSNEIGEMVMDRLSKVDEVAYVRFASVYRQFKDISVFLDELKDLINADKKS; encoded by the coding sequence ATGAGATGTTCCAATTGCAACAATAAAAATACAAGAGTGCTCGATTCACGTCCGATTGAAGAAGGGGAATCCATACGCAGACGAAGGGAATGCGAAAATTGTGGTTTTCGATTTACGACGTTTGAACGGATTGAAGAAGTCCCCCTAATTGTGGTAAAAAAGGATGGGAATAGGCAAGTATTTAGCAGGGAAAAGCTGGTTCGGGGCTTAATCCGAGCCTGTGAAAAACGTCCAATTCCCCTTGATAAAATGGAGGAAATAGCCTCTTCTGTTGAAAAAGAACTTCGTAATGACGGTATTTCTGAAGTGGACAGCAATGAAATTGGTGAAATGGTGATGGACAGGCTATCCAAAGTTGATGAAGTGGCATATGTTCGTTTCGCCTCTGTCTATCGTCAATTTAAAGATATCAGTGTCTTTCTCGATGAATTGAAGGATTTAATCAATGCAGATAAAAAATCCTGA
- a CDS encoding replication initiation and membrane attachment family protein — protein MHFIGKILPVEGYYVVLKTYLPVDYGKSLTHLYQPLIGTHAVTLYQTLLHDMELQREREAQTHHTLMNYLNIPLDEIYQARLKLEAIGLLKTYKQNTETTNMYTYELQSPFAPKDFFKDAMLTQLLFHHIGDAKFKELKNHYVTTPKRQIGTDITASFHDVFQTFEPSLGTVGVSSNEEKPATSEQKTDFSWIEMMLKQRMIPVGKVLTPENKKLISQMMQLYDLYAHEIDKSVLWALTSDNRLDAEEFKTACHDLFKQKYNDTPIQLKNKAVSSQHETTKKPETKEDQLIHELEIISPKQLLEDLSSGNHASEQDMRVIRGVMTTQGLPSPVMNVLIHYVLLQSNMKLSKAYLEKIASHWSRANLKTAKEAMAFAKKEKDRYQKGAASKSKSTYRKAESNEVVPDWFKERKNKNRKQQPDTNNIDTTKEQEEVAAMLRQYSSRNKNNHIQG, from the coding sequence ATGCATTTTATTGGAAAAATTTTGCCTGTGGAAGGATATTATGTTGTATTAAAAACGTATTTACCTGTTGACTACGGGAAATCATTAACTCATTTGTATCAACCGCTTATTGGTACTCACGCAGTTACGTTATATCAAACACTTCTGCATGACATGGAGTTGCAACGGGAAAGGGAAGCCCAAACGCATCATACATTAATGAATTATTTAAATATACCATTGGATGAGATCTACCAGGCAAGGTTAAAGCTTGAAGCCATTGGACTGTTAAAAACATATAAACAAAATACAGAAACAACCAATATGTACACGTACGAGTTGCAAAGTCCATTTGCGCCAAAGGATTTTTTCAAGGATGCAATGCTTACGCAGCTCTTATTTCATCATATTGGTGACGCTAAGTTTAAAGAGTTGAAGAACCATTACGTAACAACACCAAAAAGACAGATCGGAACAGATATAACAGCATCTTTCCATGATGTATTTCAAACGTTTGAGCCTTCCCTTGGGACAGTTGGAGTATCTTCAAATGAAGAAAAGCCGGCGACGTCAGAGCAAAAAACAGACTTTTCCTGGATAGAAATGATGTTAAAACAGCGGATGATCCCTGTGGGCAAAGTCTTAACACCAGAAAACAAAAAATTGATTTCTCAAATGATGCAATTGTATGATTTATATGCGCATGAAATAGATAAAAGTGTATTATGGGCATTAACTTCAGATAATAGGCTGGACGCAGAAGAATTTAAAACAGCCTGTCATGATCTGTTTAAACAAAAATATAATGATACACCCATCCAATTAAAAAATAAGGCTGTATCTAGTCAACATGAAACAACAAAGAAACCTGAAACAAAAGAGGACCAGCTTATCCACGAATTAGAAATAATCTCTCCGAAGCAATTACTGGAAGACCTCTCAAGTGGTAACCATGCTTCTGAACAGGATATGAGGGTTATACGTGGTGTAATGACAACACAAGGACTGCCTTCTCCTGTTATGAATGTATTGATTCATTATGTGTTATTGCAGTCAAACATGAAGCTATCCAAAGCATATCTGGAGAAGATTGCAAGTCACTGGTCCAGAGCTAATTTAAAAACAGCGAAAGAAGCCATGGCTTTCGCCAAAAAAGAAAAAGATAGATATCAAAAAGGTGCAGCTTCTAAATCCAAGTCAACCTATAGAAAAGCCGAATCAAATGAAGTTGTCCCGGATTGGTTTAAAGAAAGAAAGAATAAGAATCGTAAACAACAACCAGATACGAATAATATAGACACGACAAAAGAGCAAGAAGAAGTTGCTGCCATGCTACGTCAGTATTCAAGCAGAAACAAAAATAATCACATCCAAGGATGA
- the dnaI gene encoding primosomal protein DnaI — MEPVQSTLRKWMQENKHFKENYTKVKQEVLSDPEIKDFIAKHPQLTQLEMEKSLIKLYEYKTQSKQCDHCSSFGGCINMIQGYSPILHVENNEIRLSYEKCHNRIAYEKQIEQQNLIQSLYMPREILDATIDDIDNDVERVRAIRELIYFVEQAKSDLPKKGIYFHGPFGVGKTYFLGALANKLKEYHISSTLIYMPEFVREMKASMKDDSINEKIELFKKADVLMLDDIGAEMQSAWFRDEILGSILQYRMMEKLPVFFTSNYDLDQLESQLAATRSGVETVKAGRIIERIKQVSKSVEIIGENRRE; from the coding sequence ATGGAACCAGTACAATCTACATTGAGAAAATGGATGCAGGAAAATAAGCATTTCAAAGAAAATTATACAAAAGTTAAACAGGAAGTGTTAAGTGACCCTGAAATTAAGGATTTTATAGCAAAACATCCGCAATTAACCCAACTGGAAATGGAGAAAAGTCTGATTAAACTATATGAATACAAGACACAATCCAAACAATGTGACCATTGTTCCTCATTTGGCGGATGTATAAATATGATTCAAGGGTATTCGCCTATTTTACATGTTGAAAATAATGAAATTCGTCTCTCGTATGAAAAATGCCATAATCGGATTGCATATGAAAAGCAAATCGAGCAGCAAAATTTGATTCAAAGTTTATATATGCCAAGAGAGATCTTGGATGCAACGATTGATGATATTGACAATGATGTTGAAAGAGTTCGTGCGATTCGTGAATTGATTTACTTTGTCGAGCAAGCAAAATCCGATTTGCCTAAAAAAGGAATCTATTTTCATGGTCCGTTTGGTGTTGGAAAAACGTATTTTTTAGGAGCTCTTGCCAATAAATTAAAAGAATACCACATTTCATCAACATTAATTTATATGCCGGAATTTGTTCGGGAAATGAAAGCGTCCATGAAAGATGATTCTATCAATGAGAAAATAGAACTTTTTAAGAAAGCAGACGTGTTGATGTTGGATGATATCGGTGCGGAAATGCAATCTGCCTGGTTTCGTGATGAAATACTGGGGTCTATACTGCAATATCGAATGATGGAAAAGCTACCGGTATTCTTCACTTCAAATTATGACTTGGATCAATTGGAAAGTCAGTTGGCGGCAACGCGTTCGGGTGTCGAAACGGTAAAAGCAGGTAGAATTATTGAACGAATTAAACAGGTTAGTAAATCGGTTGAAATCATTGGAGAGAATCGCAGAGAATAA
- the ytxC gene encoding sporulation protein YtxC — MLEIYFESDKEVIRFCEQLFSYNKQIELHWKTNKDWGNHLQLENKLPENELIETIAQSMTDVFIAHRLRNMIESTIKRIYYYTNSDEIERILDLTEWIFAGENADSLQVRNTEDPSQILKSLFSASIKNETTIHYDSIIQFRLKDFRNQLIHYVGLAIDEFKREEDHQAFVNMLREYIVKKIRALIRFMYYRGICLLFINIMVNKFQQWS; from the coding sequence TTGCTTGAAATTTATTTTGAATCAGATAAGGAAGTAATTCGTTTTTGTGAACAGTTATTCAGTTACAATAAGCAAATTGAATTACACTGGAAAACGAACAAAGATTGGGGGAATCATTTACAATTAGAAAATAAGTTACCTGAAAATGAATTGATTGAGACTATAGCACAATCAATGACGGATGTTTTTATTGCGCACCGTTTAAGGAACATGATAGAAAGTACCATTAAAAGGATTTATTATTATACCAATAGTGATGAAATCGAACGGATTTTGGATTTGACAGAATGGATTTTTGCGGGAGAAAATGCCGATAGTCTGCAAGTAAGAAATACAGAAGACCCAAGTCAAATATTAAAATCCTTATTTAGCGCATCAATAAAAAACGAAACAACAATCCATTATGATTCCATCATACAATTTCGTTTGAAAGATTTTAGAAATCAACTTATTCACTATGTGGGACTTGCTATTGATGAATTTAAGCGGGAGGAAGATCATCAGGCTTTTGTGAATATGCTTCGTGAATACATTGTAAAAAAGATCCGAGCTTTGATACGATTCATGTATTACAGGGGAATATGTTTACTTTTTATAAACATAATGGTAAACAAATTTCAACAATGGAGTTAA
- the ytxC gene encoding sporulation protein YtxC, giving the protein MFTFYKHNGKQISTMELRSLMKSEPLYIVGLDEDELNLAPLVAMAPKKIKMYGDDPSEPKTLTVINVFQEKVDFKAYHHFPFQHLLKKQQK; this is encoded by the coding sequence ATGTTTACTTTTTATAAACATAATGGTAAACAAATTTCAACAATGGAGTTAAGAAGTCTTATGAAAAGCGAACCACTCTATATAGTTGGATTGGACGAAGATGAATTAAATTTGGCGCCGCTTGTTGCTATGGCACCGAAAAAAATCAAAATGTATGGGGATGACCCATCTGAGCCGAAGACATTAACAGTCATTAATGTTTTTCAGGAAAAAGTAGATTTCAAAGCCTATCATCATTTTCCATTTCAACATTTGTTAAAAAAACAACAGAAATAG